The DNA sequence ATAACCCCAGTAGCGGCTGTCGGCGGAGCGGGTCCGGTTATCCCCCAGCATGAGGTAGCGGTCCTCGGGGACCTGGTACCAGACCCCGTCCTCGAAGGGCTCGCCGGAGCGGAAGTCGGTCTCCCGGGGATTCGGGAGGAAGGTCTTGCCGATGTAGGCGGGCCGCAGGTAGGCGCTCTCGTCCAGGGGCCCGGCGTCGGAGTGGTCGGCGTCCGTGTCCTTCCACAAAAAGCCGCCGTGGAAGCTGAAGTACTCCCCGGGCACGGCCATGCACCGCTTGATGAAGTCCGTCTCCACCTCCGCCAGCGTCCGCGGGTCGTAGGTCCAGTGGCGGAAGACGATGATGTCGCGCGGCTCGGGCTCGTTGAAGAGGTACACCAGGCGGTTGACCAGGAGGAAGTCCCCCTTCTCCAGGGTGGGGTACATGGAGGTGGAGGGAACCCAGGAGGCCTGGATGGCCACCTCGCGCAGGACGAGGGCGATGACGAGGGCGACGGCCAGGCCCTCGAAAAAGCGCAGGGTCTTGGACAGCCGCCGGTGGTGCTCTCGGTATTTGCGGAAAGGCCAGGTGACGACCTGC is a window from the bacterium genome containing:
- the lepB gene encoding signal peptidase I, whose product is MPRTNDDGKERAMPRWLQVVTWPFRKYREHHRRLSKTLRFFEGLAVALVIALVLREVAIQASWVPSTSMYPTLEKGDFLLVNRLVYLFNEPEPRDIIVFRHWTYDPRTLAEVETDFIKRCMAVPGEYFSFHGGFLWKDTDADHSDAGPLDESAYLRPAYIGKTFLPNPRETDFRSGEPFEDGVWYQVPEDRYLMLGDNRTRSADSRYWGY